The following are from one region of the Bacillus methanolicus MGA3 genome:
- a CDS encoding ammonium transporter gives MNTAFLMNSLWVMVGAVLVILMIGGFILLETGSTRMKNAGHIAGKTILTFSIGSLVFWAVGYGLIFGKGNALIGFSDFFYSGYDVKSLSLSGAVFFLFQLAFAGISLTIAFGGFAERAKLSAYLVFSVLFSIFVYPPIAHWIWGGGWLAEHGKQDFAGSTVVHLTGAMAALAATILLKPRIGKFNKDGSANNLEGHNQVFTALSVLLLWVGWFGFNAGSTLSVDKAFFGFVAVNTNLAAAAGTVAAMIISWIVNGKADVPMMLNGALAGLVAITASCAFVETWAAVVIGFVAGILVFYSIRFFERRQIDDPIFALSVHGTAGVWGTLSTGFFATKELATVGKPGLFYGGGLEQLGVQALGVFTSGAYAFFVSFAILFVMKVVMKGLRVTEEEEIIGLDMSEHGSYGYPELLRPGQKLNA, from the coding sequence ATGAATACTGCATTTCTAATGAACAGTCTTTGGGTAATGGTAGGTGCTGTTCTCGTCATTTTAATGATTGGGGGGTTTATCCTGCTAGAAACCGGCTCGACACGAATGAAAAATGCAGGCCATATTGCCGGGAAAACCATACTTACATTTAGTATTGGATCACTCGTCTTTTGGGCTGTCGGTTACGGATTAATCTTTGGTAAAGGAAACGCACTTATTGGGTTCTCAGATTTCTTTTATTCTGGATATGATGTAAAAAGCTTATCACTTTCCGGCGCCGTATTCTTTTTATTCCAGCTGGCCTTTGCGGGAATCTCACTAACAATTGCTTTTGGAGGGTTCGCTGAACGGGCAAAATTATCTGCATATCTCGTTTTCTCAGTATTATTTTCAATCTTTGTTTATCCTCCAATTGCTCACTGGATTTGGGGCGGCGGATGGCTGGCAGAGCATGGCAAACAGGATTTTGCAGGTTCAACAGTTGTACACTTAACAGGAGCCATGGCAGCACTTGCAGCAACGATTTTATTAAAACCACGGATTGGAAAATTCAATAAAGACGGCTCCGCTAATAATCTTGAAGGCCACAACCAGGTATTTACAGCATTAAGTGTTCTGCTTTTATGGGTAGGCTGGTTTGGATTTAATGCCGGTAGTACGTTATCAGTCGACAAAGCATTCTTCGGTTTTGTAGCAGTTAATACAAACCTTGCAGCCGCTGCAGGAACCGTCGCAGCTATGATCATCTCATGGATTGTAAATGGTAAAGCAGACGTGCCAATGATGCTAAACGGCGCATTAGCTGGTTTAGTTGCAATCACCGCTTCTTGTGCTTTTGTCGAAACATGGGCAGCCGTTGTCATTGGTTTTGTGGCTGGTATTCTCGTTTTCTACAGTATTCGATTCTTTGAAAGAAGACAAATTGATGACCCGATTTTCGCTCTGTCAGTCCATGGGACGGCCGGTGTTTGGGGAACGCTATCGACAGGATTTTTTGCAACCAAAGAATTAGCAACAGTCGGAAAACCAGGACTGTTTTATGGCGGAGGATTAGAACAGCTCGGGGTTCAAGCACTGGGAGTTTTTACATCAGGCGCCTATGCATTCTTTGTTTCCTTTGCTATTTTATTCGTAATGAAAGTCGTGATGAAAGGGCTTCGAGTAACCGAAGAAGAAGAAATTATCGGCTTAGATATGAGTGAACACGGAAGCTACGGATATCCTGAATTACTTCGTCCTGGACAAAAGCTTAATGCATAA
- a CDS encoding CBO0543 family protein, which produces MNIEQKAKIEHLKQIQLDQTNAWLDYWHQYSSFGHWQFWVNLGFLIIPLIVLYFLIDKRKALLLGFYGFNIHVWINYMDLLGVSKVLWFYPYKIFPFFPTGMVIDISLIPVAYMLVYQWTLNHKRNYYLYIIVLCFVFSFVYVPLMAALGLLQLGKGTNYFQILLVYLIAALVSKFIANIFIYFEERSKAV; this is translated from the coding sequence ATGAATATTGAACAAAAAGCCAAAATTGAACATTTAAAACAAATACAACTCGATCAAACAAACGCATGGTTAGATTATTGGCATCAATATTCTAGCTTTGGACACTGGCAATTTTGGGTAAACCTCGGTTTTTTAATCATTCCTTTAATCGTGCTTTATTTTCTGATAGACAAAAGAAAAGCATTGTTGTTAGGTTTTTATGGTTTTAATATACATGTATGGATTAATTATATGGATCTCTTGGGAGTTTCCAAAGTGTTATGGTTTTATCCATATAAAATTTTTCCATTTTTTCCAACAGGTATGGTTATCGATATTTCATTAATACCGGTTGCATACATGTTGGTTTACCAATGGACTCTAAATCATAAACGAAATTATTACTTATACATTATCGTGCTTTGTTTTGTCTTTTCATTTGTTTACGTACCATTAATGGCTGCATTAGGACTGTTGCAATTGGGCAAAGGAACAAATTATTTTCAAATCCTCTTAGTTTATTTAATAGCAGCATTGGTTTCTAAATTTATTGCAAATATTTTTATTTATTTTGAAGAAAGATCAAAAGCAGTATGA
- a CDS encoding DUF4097 family beta strand repeat-containing protein: MKRILIIFFIIFSIYLLFFDPAFFQLFPFMNHANQVEITNKIEKIKIVVNDVSTKIIPENRKDLKADLNGKAKLSVKRSGEEVEVTVKKIGFGRFLFHDKTNLNIYIPKDYERKMDIDVGSGNLEFSGGSKTERMKLRNLSLDLGSGNMKLKNLDIKDFRYDGASGNGEIYSLAVQSGSIDISSGSLLVKDYNGGLGAEISSGYLEAQMDKLTDFMDIEVGSGEVNLDLPDNAGFTLHGKVRSGNISCDFPLKDKKRDKSNINGIHGNGEHQVNLKVSSGNINIY, from the coding sequence ATGAAACGAATTTTAATTATTTTTTTTATTATTTTTAGCATTTATCTTCTATTTTTTGATCCTGCTTTCTTCCAATTGTTTCCTTTTATGAATCATGCCAATCAAGTAGAGATAACGAATAAAATTGAGAAGATTAAAATTGTGGTAAATGATGTCAGCACTAAAATTATTCCGGAAAACCGAAAAGATTTAAAAGCGGATTTAAACGGAAAAGCAAAATTAAGTGTTAAGCGCAGCGGGGAAGAAGTAGAGGTGACGGTGAAAAAGATTGGGTTTGGCAGGTTTTTATTTCATGACAAAACAAATCTAAATATTTATATCCCTAAAGATTATGAGCGAAAAATGGATATCGATGTAGGTTCTGGGAATTTAGAATTCTCCGGAGGCTCAAAAACCGAACGAATGAAATTAAGAAATTTATCACTGGACCTAGGTTCTGGAAACATGAAACTTAAGAATTTAGATATCAAAGACTTTAGATATGATGGAGCGTCAGGTAATGGCGAGATTTATTCACTTGCAGTCCAGTCAGGCTCTATTGATATCAGTTCGGGAAGTTTGCTTGTAAAAGACTATAATGGAGGTCTTGGAGCTGAGATATCATCTGGATATCTTGAAGCCCAAATGGATAAATTAACAGATTTTATGGATATAGAAGTAGGTTCCGGTGAGGTTAATCTTGATCTTCCAGATAATGCTGGATTTACTTTACATGGAAAGGTAAGAAGCGGTAATATTTCATGCGATTTTCCACTGAAAGACAAGAAGAGGGATAAAAGTAATATAAATGGAATTCACGGAAA